One Leopardus geoffroyi isolate Oge1 chromosome B1, O.geoffroyi_Oge1_pat1.0, whole genome shotgun sequence DNA window includes the following coding sequences:
- the CABS1 gene encoding calcium-binding and spermatid-specific protein 1, whose protein sequence is MVPFCPMAEDGLPKICSHPPTESSKTTTEATILFGDDNTIPKSETTMTSEGDHITSLNDNTLESDFSTTGNKFTSLKEKLKLEDDAESHLIRSSTHLEKEITSLIGTTNSMANDSITENCIPVKIGNISSPSATVSLIDFSTNIAKEDILLDTTGPGNEYVSITSEVSRTLKDGTASIVDTPALPAKKDEPDVNNYSSSVKSNVTADEAVQITTSSIPEAEISSATEKDFTTIPDIAALTEEKMTEIDLNIPEDDPNAVPKLTDSDEEKFITVVELTTTVERREDNTEDVLITDEESMDEVNVWMEKDITNEAENHPILLTAVESRYDFVVPISVDVNLMEDSSITTKDLSENNTMEYVTKDSEPLSRTTSDLDTLSHEDDAFTTEMGVFKLLKEEPDEFLI, encoded by the coding sequence ATGGTGCCATTTTGTCCCATGGCTGAAGATGGTTTGCCAAAAATTTGCTCTCATCCTCCAACAGAAAGCAGCAAAACAACAACTGAAGCAACCATTTTATTTGGGGATGACAACACTATTCCTAAATCAGAAACAACTATGACCTCAGAAGGAGACCACATTACTTCATTAAATGACAATACACTAGAAAGTGATTTTTCAACAACAGGCAACAAGTTTACATCTCtgaaggaaaaactaaaattagaagaTGATGCTGAGTCTCATCTTATTAGGTCATCAACCCATCTGGAGAAAGAAATTACTAGTCTGATAGGCACAACAAACTCCATGGCTAATGACTCTATTACTGAAAACTGCATTCCAGTGAAAATTGGTAATATCTCATCACCAAGTGCTACTGTTTCTTTAATAGATTTTTCCACTAACATAGCAAAAGAAGATATTCTCTTGGATACCACTGGCCCAGGGAATGAATATGTCTCTATAACTTCTGAAGTCTCTCGCACACTGAAGGATGGCACCGCTAGCATTGTGGACACCCCTGCCCTTCCAGCTAAGAAGGATGAACCCGATGTTAACAATTACAGTTCCTCAGTTAAATCCAATGTCACTGCTGATGAGGCTGTCCAGATCACCACCTCGTCTATTCCTGAGGCTGAAATCTCTTCTGCTACTGAAAAAGACTTCACCACTATTCCAGATATAGCTGcccttacagaagagaaaatgactGAAATTGACCTCAACATTCCAGAGGATGACCCCAATGCTGTGCCTAAACTAACAGATTCTGATGAGGAAAAGTTCATCACTGTGGTTGAGCTCACTACCACTGTTGAAAGGCGCGAAGATAACACAGAAGATGTTCTGATAACTGATGAAGAGTCTATGGATGAAGTCAATGTTTGGATGGAGAAAGATATTACAAATGAAGCAGAGAACCATCCCATTTTGCTTACTGCTGTTGAATCTAGATATGACTTTGTAGTCCCTATATCAGTAGATGTGAACCTCATGGAAGATTCATCTATTACGACAAAAGATCTGtctgaaaataatacaatggaatatgtaACTAAGGACAGTGAGCCACTTTCAAGAACTACCTCTGATCTAGATACCCTAAGCCACGAGGACGATGCTTTTACTACTGAAATGGGTGTCTTTAAGCTACTGAAGGAAGAACCAGATGAGTTCCTGATTTGA